From the genome of Populus alba chromosome 10, ASM523922v2, whole genome shotgun sequence, one region includes:
- the LOC118043189 gene encoding cytosolic endo-beta-N-acetylglucosaminidase 1 isoform X2, with protein MKTKVLGTFITEWDEGKAICNKLLSTKESARMYAELLSELAVALGFDGWLLNMEVELELGQIPNLKEFISHLTQTMHSSLPGSLVIWYDSVTIDGNLSWQNQLNDQNKPFFDICDGIFVNYTWQEDYPRSSAAVAGDRKFDVYMGIDVFGRSTYGGGQWTTNVALDVLKKDDVSAAIFAPGWVYETKQPPDFQTAQNHWWSLVEKSWGAVKFYPRTLPFYSNFDQGHGYHISVEGGQVSDAPWNNISSQGFQPFLKFTGKPSPGTIEVFVDFKEASYRGGGNITFKGTLEENTDFTTKIFQGELLMDAVPLHITHSVKSEGDSLLGLSLHFSSTANERTSVLLASWGTNQFSRKFSKIIAPCQVNKPRTAPGWVVLESSIDMNGYTLTEIHAVCYRPKHEHSQLGLEHRTDGSEDTLTYSPKEYHAVLGHITMNTSKENTYFPPSSSWLVEGHYIKWSSGSQGSKNVSVKIDWKSKDGTASQFPKYNIYVEKLPKQAVRNHGVGLGGVQEYLGVANVEAFYVSELPIPATTSSLKFIIQVCGVDGVCQNLDDSPYFQLDVKATTVGGRKMFQLFSCVERNNLINPLAHSTNGQQLLGCKSHGKLGIRHFEWFDSLMCERSKAVNRGLLQSTSRMEIRELLRLPSRETKIWAFMILSMVFVILLCTLSNGKGGKETLVFP; from the exons ATGAAAACCAAGGTGTTAGGGACTTTCATCACAGAATGGGATGAAGGGAAAGCTATCTGCAATAAACTGCTTTCAACAAAAGAGTCTGCTCGTATGTATGCCGAGCTGCTGTCAGAGCTTGCTGTTGCTTTGGGTTTTGATGGATGGCTG CTCAATATGGAGGTAGAATTGGAGTTGGGGCAGATTCCTAATTTGAAAGAATTTATCAGCCATCTAACCCAGACCATGCACTCCTCATTACCTGGATCTTTGGTGATATG GTATGATAGTGTTACAATTGATGGAAATCTTAGCTGGCAGAATCAACTGAATGATCAAAATAAGCCATTCTTTGATATCTGTGATGGCATATTTGTAAACTATACATGGCAG GAAGACTACCCAAGAAGCTCAGCGGCTGTTGCTGGTGATAGAAAGTTTGATGTCTACATGGGAATAGATGTGTTTGGAAGAAGCACTTATGGTGGTGGACAATGGACG ACAAATGTTGCATTGGATGTGCTGAAGAAGGACGATGTATCAGCTGCCATATTTGCACCCGGATGGGTCTACGAGACTAAGCAACCACCTGATTTTCAAACTGCTCAAAATCA TTGGTGGTCCCTTGTCGAAAAATCATGGGGCGCAGTAAAGTTTTATCCTAGAACCCTACCATTTTACTCAAATTTTGATCAG GGCCATGGTTATCATATTTCTGTTGAAGGAGGCCAGGTATCAGATGCTCCTTGGAATAACATTTCTTCTCAAGGCTTTCAG CCGTTCCTCAAGTTCACTGGTAAACCAAGTCCTGGTACTATTGAAGTCTTTGTAGA TTTCAAGGAAGCATCTTACAGAGGAGGAGGTAATATCACATTTAAAGGGACTCTTGAAGAGAACACAGATTTTACAACAAAAATCTTTCAGGGAGAGCTGCTTATGGATGCAGTGCCTCTTCACATAACACATTCT GTAAAATCAGAAGGGGATTCTCTACTGGGACTTTCACTTCATTTCTCTTCCACTGCAAATGAAAGGACGTCTGTACTTCTTGCATCCTGGGGAACAAACCAATTCTCAAGAAAATTCAGTAAAATCATAGCGCCCTGCCAAGTTAATAAACCAAGAACTGCTCCAGGATGGGTTGTACTGGAGAGTAGCATTGATATGAATGGATACACATTAACAGAAATTCATGCTGTTTGCTACAGGCCAAAGCATGAGCATTCCCAACTGGGGTTAGAACATAGAACAGATGGCTCTGAGGATACATTAACGTATAGTCCGAAAGAGTATCACGCAGTCCTTGGTCACATCACAATGAATACTTCTAAAGAGAATACTTATTTTCCTCCCTCTAGCTCATGGCTAGTCGAAGGTCATTATATCAAATGGAGTTCAGGTTCCCAGGGTTCCAAGAACGTTAGTGTCAAGATCGATTGGAAATCAAAAGACGGAACTGCTTCTCAGTTCCCCAAATACAATATTTATGTCGAGAAGTTACCAAAACAAGCTGTTCGAAATCATGGTGTAGGACTAGGAGGGGTTCAGGAGTACCTTGGAGTGGCAAATGTAGAAGCCTTTTATGTTTCTGAACTTCCAATTCCTGCAACCACTTCTAGCCTCAAATTCATTATTCAGGTCTGTGGTGTAGATGGCGTTTGCCAGAACCTGGATGATTCTCCATATTTTCAACTGGATGTCAAAG CAACGACGGTAGGCGGCAGAAAGATGTTTCAACTCTTCAGCTGTGTTGAAAGGAATAACCTAATAAATCCGTTGGCACATTCGACAAATGGACAACAATTACTAGGCTGCAAAAGTCATGGG AAGCTTGGTATTCGGCACTTTGAGTGGTTCGACTCACTAATGTGTGAAAGATCGAAGGCTGTTAATAGAGGGCTTTTGCAGAGTACTTCAAGAATGGAGATCAGGGAGTTGCTGAGGTTGCCCTCAAGAGAGACGAAAATCTGGGCCTTTATGATTCTTTCTATGGTTTTTGTCATACTTCTGTGCACATTATCAAATGGGAAAGGGGGAAAGGAAACTCTTGTATTTCCCTAA
- the LOC118043189 gene encoding cytosolic endo-beta-N-acetylglucosaminidase 1 isoform X1: MSVPQEHQSSTVDPPPPPPFDPTQPSIPISYPIKTLEDLGSRAYFKSFHYPFNICSVPLENSVLDNRPRVLVCHDMQGGYVDDKWIQGGSNPDAYAIWHWYLIDVFVYFSHNLVTLPPPCWTNTAHRHGVKVLGTFITEWDEGKAICNKLLSTKESARMYAELLSELAVALGFDGWLLNMEVELELGQIPNLKEFISHLTQTMHSSLPGSLVIWYDSVTIDGNLSWQNQLNDQNKPFFDICDGIFVNYTWQEDYPRSSAAVAGDRKFDVYMGIDVFGRSTYGGGQWTTNVALDVLKKDDVSAAIFAPGWVYETKQPPDFQTAQNHWWSLVEKSWGAVKFYPRTLPFYSNFDQGHGYHISVEGGQVSDAPWNNISSQGFQPFLKFTGKPSPGTIEVFVDFKEASYRGGGNITFKGTLEENTDFTTKIFQGELLMDAVPLHITHSVKSEGDSLLGLSLHFSSTANERTSVLLASWGTNQFSRKFSKIIAPCQVNKPRTAPGWVVLESSIDMNGYTLTEIHAVCYRPKHEHSQLGLEHRTDGSEDTLTYSPKEYHAVLGHITMNTSKENTYFPPSSSWLVEGHYIKWSSGSQGSKNVSVKIDWKSKDGTASQFPKYNIYVEKLPKQAVRNHGVGLGGVQEYLGVANVEAFYVSELPIPATTSSLKFIIQVCGVDGVCQNLDDSPYFQLDVKATTVGGRKMFQLFSCVERNNLINPLAHSTNGQQLLGCKSHGKLGIRHFEWFDSLMCERSKAVNRGLLQSTSRMEIRELLRLPSRETKIWAFMILSMVFVILLCTLSNGKGGKETLVFP, translated from the exons ATGTCTGTACCACAAGAGCATCAATCCTCCACCGTAgaccctcctcctccacctccatTTGATCCAACTCAGCCATCCATTCCCATCTCCTACCCTATCAAGACCCTTGAAGACTTAGGCTCTCGGGCTTACTTCAAGTCCTTTCACTACCCTTTTAACATATGTTCTGTTCCTCTTGAAAATTCTGTTTTAGATAACAGGCCCAGGGTTCTTGTGTGCCATGACATGCAAGGAGGTTATGTGGATGATAAGTGGATCCAGGGAGGGAGCAATCCTGATGCTTATGCAATTTGGCATTGGTATTTGATTGACGTGTTCGTTTACTTTTCACATAATTTGGTTACTTTGCCTCCTCCTTGCTGGACTAATACTGCTCACCGACATGGGGTTAAG GTGTTAGGGACTTTCATCACAGAATGGGATGAAGGGAAAGCTATCTGCAATAAACTGCTTTCAACAAAAGAGTCTGCTCGTATGTATGCCGAGCTGCTGTCAGAGCTTGCTGTTGCTTTGGGTTTTGATGGATGGCTG CTCAATATGGAGGTAGAATTGGAGTTGGGGCAGATTCCTAATTTGAAAGAATTTATCAGCCATCTAACCCAGACCATGCACTCCTCATTACCTGGATCTTTGGTGATATG GTATGATAGTGTTACAATTGATGGAAATCTTAGCTGGCAGAATCAACTGAATGATCAAAATAAGCCATTCTTTGATATCTGTGATGGCATATTTGTAAACTATACATGGCAG GAAGACTACCCAAGAAGCTCAGCGGCTGTTGCTGGTGATAGAAAGTTTGATGTCTACATGGGAATAGATGTGTTTGGAAGAAGCACTTATGGTGGTGGACAATGGACG ACAAATGTTGCATTGGATGTGCTGAAGAAGGACGATGTATCAGCTGCCATATTTGCACCCGGATGGGTCTACGAGACTAAGCAACCACCTGATTTTCAAACTGCTCAAAATCA TTGGTGGTCCCTTGTCGAAAAATCATGGGGCGCAGTAAAGTTTTATCCTAGAACCCTACCATTTTACTCAAATTTTGATCAG GGCCATGGTTATCATATTTCTGTTGAAGGAGGCCAGGTATCAGATGCTCCTTGGAATAACATTTCTTCTCAAGGCTTTCAG CCGTTCCTCAAGTTCACTGGTAAACCAAGTCCTGGTACTATTGAAGTCTTTGTAGA TTTCAAGGAAGCATCTTACAGAGGAGGAGGTAATATCACATTTAAAGGGACTCTTGAAGAGAACACAGATTTTACAACAAAAATCTTTCAGGGAGAGCTGCTTATGGATGCAGTGCCTCTTCACATAACACATTCT GTAAAATCAGAAGGGGATTCTCTACTGGGACTTTCACTTCATTTCTCTTCCACTGCAAATGAAAGGACGTCTGTACTTCTTGCATCCTGGGGAACAAACCAATTCTCAAGAAAATTCAGTAAAATCATAGCGCCCTGCCAAGTTAATAAACCAAGAACTGCTCCAGGATGGGTTGTACTGGAGAGTAGCATTGATATGAATGGATACACATTAACAGAAATTCATGCTGTTTGCTACAGGCCAAAGCATGAGCATTCCCAACTGGGGTTAGAACATAGAACAGATGGCTCTGAGGATACATTAACGTATAGTCCGAAAGAGTATCACGCAGTCCTTGGTCACATCACAATGAATACTTCTAAAGAGAATACTTATTTTCCTCCCTCTAGCTCATGGCTAGTCGAAGGTCATTATATCAAATGGAGTTCAGGTTCCCAGGGTTCCAAGAACGTTAGTGTCAAGATCGATTGGAAATCAAAAGACGGAACTGCTTCTCAGTTCCCCAAATACAATATTTATGTCGAGAAGTTACCAAAACAAGCTGTTCGAAATCATGGTGTAGGACTAGGAGGGGTTCAGGAGTACCTTGGAGTGGCAAATGTAGAAGCCTTTTATGTTTCTGAACTTCCAATTCCTGCAACCACTTCTAGCCTCAAATTCATTATTCAGGTCTGTGGTGTAGATGGCGTTTGCCAGAACCTGGATGATTCTCCATATTTTCAACTGGATGTCAAAG CAACGACGGTAGGCGGCAGAAAGATGTTTCAACTCTTCAGCTGTGTTGAAAGGAATAACCTAATAAATCCGTTGGCACATTCGACAAATGGACAACAATTACTAGGCTGCAAAAGTCATGGG AAGCTTGGTATTCGGCACTTTGAGTGGTTCGACTCACTAATGTGTGAAAGATCGAAGGCTGTTAATAGAGGGCTTTTGCAGAGTACTTCAAGAATGGAGATCAGGGAGTTGCTGAGGTTGCCCTCAAGAGAGACGAAAATCTGGGCCTTTATGATTCTTTCTATGGTTTTTGTCATACTTCTGTGCACATTATCAAATGGGAAAGGGGGAAAGGAAACTCTTGTATTTCCCTAA